CCAACCTGATCAACGATCACACCAATGACCTCAACCGGCTGGTCGCCGGGACGGGGACGCTGGCCAACAGCCTCAGCGAAGTCCGCGGCCAGGTCAGCCAGCTCGCTGCCAGCTTGCAGGAACTGGAAAATGCCTTCTCCTCGGCGAAGAGCCAGTACAGCGGCGACGCGCTGGTCAAACAGGTCGACATCGCGGCCCAGCTCGTCGACCATGTCAACTCGCTCAGCAATGCCATGGGCTGGAACTTCTCAGCGGCCAAGAACATCTTCGCCTGGATAGGTCCGGTGCTGACCGCGCTGCAGGGCAACCCCATTTGCGATGCCGATCAATCGTGCAGTGCCACCCGCGGAGCATTTGAGCAGCTGGTTGGCTCGCGCGATCAAGCAGACCTCGACGCGATCAACGACTTGGCTCACCAACTGCAGGACTACCAGGACAAACGTGCCCTCAAAGCGTCGACGGACCGCGTGCGCGCCGCATTGGGCAGGCTCACCGCCGTGATGCACACCATGGGGATGGACAAACCCGGTGGCCTGCAGGCGAACTTGAACAGCCTGCAAGATGGCGCAAACAGATTCGCGGGTGGGAGCCGCCAAGTGGCCGACGCAGTTGCTCAACTCGTCGACCAAGTCAAACAGCTCGGTGCCGGGCTCGGTGAGTCAGCGGAGTTTCTGTTGTCGCTGAAACGTGATGCGGCGCAACCTGCAATGGCCGGGTTCAACATCCCCCCTCAGCTGCTGCATTTAGAGGAGTTCCAGAAGGCGGCCAAGGTATTCATTTCGCCGGACGGCCACTCCGCACGGTACTTGGTTCAAACCAAACTGAATCCGTTCAGCACCGAGGCCATGGATCAGGTCAGCGCGATCAGTGCGGCCGCCCGCGCGGCCCAACCGAATACCGCGTTGGCGGACGCCACGGTATCGATGGCTGGATACACGGTCGGGCTGAAGGACACGCGCGACTACTACCAACACGACATCCGGTTCATCATCGCGGTAACCCTCTTCGTCGTGTTTGTGACCTTGATCGCGCTGCTGCGTGCGATTGTCGCGCCGCTGTATCTGGTTTCTTCCGTGGTCATTTCGTATTTGTCGGCGTTGGGTATCGGCGTACTCGTGTTCCAATATCTGCTCGGCCAGCCATTACATTGGAGCGTGCCCCCGCTGGCATTCGTGGTGTTGGTCGCGGTGGGGGCCGACTACAACATGCTGCTCGTCTCGCGAATGCGTGAGGAGTCTGCGCGCAGCATGCGGTACGGCATCATTCGGACGCTGAGTTCGACGGGCGGTGTGATCACTGCGGCCGGTCTGATCTTCGCCGCCTCGATGTGCGGTCTGTTGTTTTCCAGCATCAGCACCGTGGTTCAGGGCGGTGTCGTGATCGGTGTGGGAATCTTGCTGGATACCTTCTTGGTACGCACCATCACGGTTCCCGCCATCGCTGCACTGGTCGGACGGGCCAACTGGTGGCCGTCCCAAATGGGTGTGCGGCGGTCGCCGGCCGGACGCGCCGAGCCGCAGCCCGGTTAGCACATACCCATGACGTGTGTGAGACTACGAGACGAGTTCAAGCGGTCAGGAGTAGGCATGAAGAAACTACTCGCAGGAGTTACGGCGCTGGTAACTGTGGGTGCCACAGCATGTTTCGGCGTCGGAGCCGCGACGGCCGACGACACGCCGATCGGCGGCCCGCCGACCCCCGGGGCGCCGGGCGACCAGACCGCCTACGCGCTCGGAGGCGCTCACGTCCTGGGGATCCCCTACGACCAGTACATCCGCATGGAGGGCGCCGACTGGTTCCCCGGCCAGCAGCGACAAATCGTCCGCTACCCGGCTGGCCAGGTTCAGGGCCACGTGCTGGAGCGGCTCTTCCCGGGCATCGGCCGCTTCGATGCATTTTTCCCGGGCCTGGGTCTGGATGGCCCCAGCGTCGGAGAGTCGGTCGACGAGGGCATCAACAACCTCGATGCGGCGATTCGCAGCACCGGTCGCCCCGGGACGGCGATCGGCTTGTCCGAGGGCGGGTTCGTGGTCGATGGTGAGCAGGCTCGGCTCGCGAATGACCCGACCGCTCCCCCGCCGGACAAACTGAACTTCGCCACATTCGGCGACCCGATTGGGCGTCACGCCTTCGGTCAGAGCTTCCTGTCCGCCATGTTCCCGGTCGGCAGCGTGGTCCCCGCACTCGACTACACCATGCCACCGCCCTATGAGAGTCAGTACGACACAAACAGATTCGTGGCCGCCTACGACTCGATCGCGGACTTCCCCGACCGGCCGGACAACATGTTCGCCCTGGCCAACACGCTCCTGGGACTCGCCACGGGTCACACCGCGGTGGCCTTCACAAACCCGAGCATGGTACCGCCGCAGAACATCAGGACGACCATCAACTCCAGGGGTGCTAAAGACACCACGATCATGGTCCCGGAACAGCACCTTCCTCTCGTCATGCCGCTGAAGTACGTCGGGATCGACGAGGACACGCTGAACAAGCTCGACGCGATCCTGATCCCCCGGGTGAACGCGGGTTACTCGCGAAACGACGACCCGTCGACCGCTCCCGTTCAGGTGGACCCGGTGCACGGCTTCGACCCAGCCGAAGTCACTGCACCGGCCAACCAGGCGACATTCGGCGGCGGCGCCGATCCTCTTTCCCAAATTCTCAGCGGAGCAACGTCCGTGCTGTCCCATGGCACGGGCTGACATCCGACTCCGAGCAAACGGATTCGACGAACTGGTACGGATTTAACTTGACGCCCATGTCTCAGCCACCTGTGCTCTCGATGCTGCACGGGCGCGCCAGCATGCGCCCCAACGACGTCGCGTTCACTTTCACCGATTACCA
The DNA window shown above is from Mycobacterium sp. Aquia_216 and carries:
- a CDS encoding MMPL/RND family transporter; this encodes MRRLADFVVRWPWAVIGFWVAVAVALPLTLPSLGEMAQKHPLAILPSDAPSNATARKMTEAFHESGSEDLLLVVLTDDKGLNPADEAAYRKLVDALRQDPRDVLMVQDFLSTPPLRSVVTSKDHKAWVLPVGVAGELGTPRSYAAFNRIGDIVKHAVSGTALTANLTGPAATVADLTVAGDHDRVPIELAIAVLVLIVLLVIYRSAITMLLPLLTIGISLVIAQAVVAGYSQLTGAGVSNQSIVFLSAIMAGAGTDYAVFLISRYHDYLRSGANSDQAVKGAMISIGKVVAASAATVGITFLLISFARMGVFKTVGASSAIGVGVAFLAAVTLLPAILALAGPRGWVKPRRELTAAFWRRSGIRIVRRPKVNLLASVLVLIILASCAGLVRYNYDDRKALRPSAPSSIGYAALDRHFPVNQSIPEYILVQSPHDLRTPRALADLEQMADRVSQLPNIAAVSGITRPTGSVPEQFRATYQAGAIGTLLAGGSNLINDHTNDLNRLVAGTGTLANSLSEVRGQVSQLAASLQELENAFSSAKSQYSGDALVKQVDIAAQLVDHVNSLSNAMGWNFSAAKNIFAWIGPVLTALQGNPICDADQSCSATRGAFEQLVGSRDQADLDAINDLAHQLQDYQDKRALKASTDRVRAALGRLTAVMHTMGMDKPGGLQANLNSLQDGANRFAGGSRQVADAVAQLVDQVKQLGAGLGESAEFLLSLKRDAAQPAMAGFNIPPQLLHLEEFQKAAKVFISPDGHSARYLVQTKLNPFSTEAMDQVSAISAAARAAQPNTALADATVSMAGYTVGLKDTRDYYQHDIRFIIAVTLFVVFVTLIALLRAIVAPLYLVSSVVISYLSALGIGVLVFQYLLGQPLHWSVPPLAFVVLVAVGADYNMLLVSRMREESARSMRYGIIRTLSSTGGVITAAGLIFAASMCGLLFSSISTVVQGGVVIGVGILLDTFLVRTITVPAIAALVGRANWWPSQMGVRRSPAGRAEPQPG
- the pe gene encoding acyltransferase PE, with amino-acid sequence MKKLLAGVTALVTVGATACFGVGAATADDTPIGGPPTPGAPGDQTAYALGGAHVLGIPYDQYIRMEGADWFPGQQRQIVRYPAGQVQGHVLERLFPGIGRFDAFFPGLGLDGPSVGESVDEGINNLDAAIRSTGRPGTAIGLSEGGFVVDGEQARLANDPTAPPPDKLNFATFGDPIGRHAFGQSFLSAMFPVGSVVPALDYTMPPPYESQYDTNRFVAAYDSIADFPDRPDNMFALANTLLGLATGHTAVAFTNPSMVPPQNIRTTINSRGAKDTTIMVPEQHLPLVMPLKYVGIDEDTLNKLDAILIPRVNAGYSRNDDPSTAPVQVDPVHGFDPAEVTAPANQATFGGGADPLSQILSGATSVLSHGTG